A portion of the Platichthys flesus chromosome 7, fPlaFle2.1, whole genome shotgun sequence genome contains these proteins:
- the spata2 gene encoding spermatogenesis-associated protein 2, which produces MDAKLKEDLFRRYVTALERRLEEGGVYKDSEALLSTATALLGAYQPDPPQRFRMVRFYEVVENSLRCQRGGNIRSLERAFHTLETICTNLLLFPWKKEFRCIKTFTGPYVYHLQSAISEAELRSVMRTIGYACDHDSQFHLQEHPGGANHLRQLAFELFLAQAECRLLGEVVALARGSASELEALELRRGCRDDAAGCAEALRRRDSLGADMARLSVRPLDIERPHAHHLRRGSRPSKSVDVTDGAGHWHPALSKPVLKASLSLRKETLFVDAEEDMKDEIIRPNTSTSLFSVVAPPSYSPVADFFPIQSPPPADVYTSYHLSSLDEIDLYTERGGAGTGGRQTPSRAPSREPRDARDGWLLKAHGSVKCQGCGLGCSTMASCQRCDMILCPACHDVDPSPCCGLQDYHPKSPRPLDGYIPVKEKLSVYSNTHSHSHLHPHPLTLTHSHSHPHPQMVEKTLMSAKLFASKSVALTTPKGGSSERLSLGGSRCGFCNKPGASHTCVNCSKVSCDSCMGLYAKDVCTRKNPQHSFVPNHQLNFKSGTISHLVYR; this is translated from the exons ATGGATGCCAAGTTAAAAGAGGACCTGTTTCGGAGGTATGTGACGGCACTGGAGAGGCgcctggaggagggaggggtaTACAAGGACAGTGAGGCCCTGCTCTCCACAGCCACAGCTCTGCTAGGGGCGTACCAGCCAGATCCTCCACAACGTTTCCGCATGGTGCGTTTCTATGAGGTGGTGGAGAACTCTCTCCGCTGCCAGAGAGGGGGGAACATCAGGAGCCTGGAGAGAGCCTTCCATACCCTGGAAACCATCTGCACCAACCTCTTGCTCTTCCCCTGGAAGAAGGAGTTCAGATGTATAAAG acCTTCACTGGCCCGTACGTGTACCATCTGCAGTCAGCCATTTCGGAAGCTGAGCTGCGATCTGTAATGCGCACCATTGGCTACGCGTGTGACCATGATTCGCAGTTCCATTTGCAGGAGCACCCAGGAGGAGCAAATCATCTGCGCCAGTTGGCGTTCGAGCTTTTCCTGGCCCAGGCAGAGTGTCGTCTTCTGGGAGAGGTAGTGGCCCTGGCCCGCGGTTCAGCCTCAGAGCTGGAGGCCCTGGAACTCCGCAGGGGTTGCAGAGATGACGCAGCTGGCTGTGCCGAGGCGCTCCGCAGACGTGACAGCCTTGGGGCAGATATGGCTCGTCTGTCTGTGCGGCCGCTGGATATAGAGAGGCCTCATGCCCACCACCTGAGGCGAGGGAGCCGACCATCTAAGTCTGTGGATGTTACCGATGGGGCTGGTCACTGGCATCCAGCACTTAGCAAGCCTGTCTTAAAGGCCTCATTGAGTCTGAGGAAGGAGACCCTGTTTGTGGATGCAGAGGAAGATATGAAGGATGAGATCATCAGGCCCAACACCTCAACATCCCTCTTCTCTGTGGTAGCCCCACCTTCCTATAGCCCTGTTGCAGATTTCTTCCCAATTCAGTCGCCTCCCCCGGCTGACGTTTACACATCCTACCACCTGTCCTCTTTGGATGAGATTGACTTGTACACTGAGAGAGGCGGAGCTGGGACAGGAGGGAGGCAGACTCCCTCTCGAGCTCCGTCCAGAGAGCCTCGGGATGCAAGGGACGGGTGGCTGCTCAAAGCTCATGGTAGTGTGAAGTGTCAGGGTTGCGGCCTGGGCTGCTCAACTATGGCTTCCTGCCAGAGGTGTGACATGATCCTCTGTCCTGCCTGTCATGATGTGGACCCCTCCCCTTGCTGTGGCCTCCAGGACTACCACCCCAAATCCCCACGACCCCTTGATGGATACATCCCTGTCAAGGAAAAGCTCTCCGTCTACTCGAACACCCACTCCCACTCCCACCTCCACCCGCACCCCCTCACACTGACTCACTCGCactcccacccccacccccagaTGGTGGAAAAAACCCTCATGTCCGCGAAGCTGTTTGCAAGCAAATCTGTTGCCCTGACAACACCAAAGGGAGGCAGCAGTGAGCGACTAAGCTTGGGGGGATCGCGCTGCGGGTTCTGCAACAAGCCAGGTGCCTCGCACACCTGTGTGAACTGCTCTAAGGTGTCATGTGACTCGTGCATGGGCTTGTATGCAAAGGATGTTTGCACACGAAAGAATCCGCAGCACAGCTTTGTGCCCAACCATCAGCTCAACTTCAAATCTGGCACTATATCTCACCTGGTGTACCGATGA
- the rnf114 gene encoding E3 ubiquitin-protein ligase RNF114: protein MAMLGGFSAAQHKKNVSDGGGDVSEFVCPVCLEIFDSPVKTQCGHTFCQSCLQECLRPQKPVCAVCRATLGQWTKAADLEALIQSSVAACKGCGAQIGLSQMRSHTAGCSKYQDYIEEGVRTTAQSQPAIISPVPNRYTFTCPYCNCQNLDQDGLVEHCTSQHSRDTRQVVCPICASMPWGDPNYRSADFFQHLKIRHTFSYDTFVDYSTDEHTMIQEALQRSLLDN, encoded by the exons ATGGCGATGCTCGGAGGCTTCAGCGCAGCTCAGCACAAGAAGAACGTGTCGGACGGCGGCGGCGACGTGTCAGAGTTCGTGTGTCCGGTCTGCCTAGAGATCTTCGACAGTCCCGTCAAAACACAATGCGGACATAC GTTTTGCCAGAGTTGTCTCCAGGAGTGTTTGCGACCACAGAAGCCCGTTTGTGCTGTATGTAGGGCCACGCTGGGCCAATGGACTAAGGCTGCTGACCTAGAGGCCCTCATCCAATCGTCTGTGGCAGCTTGCAAGGGATGCGGAGCTCAG atTGGCCTTTCTCAGATGAGAAGCCACACAGCTGGCTGTTCAAAATACCAGGATTACATTGAGGAGGGGGTGAGGACCACTGCCCAGAGCCAGCCTGCCATCATCAG TCCAGTGCCAAATCGCTACACCTTCACATGCCCATACTGCAACTGCCAGAACCTCGATCAGGACGGCCTGGTCGAACACTGCACTTCCCAGCATTCTCGAGATACACGCCAAGTA GTTTGCCCCATCTGTGCCTCAATGCCCTGGGGGGACCCGAACTACAGGAGTGCTGACTTTTTCCAGCACCTGAAAATCAGACACACCTTCTCCTATGATACCTTTGTT GACTACTCTACAGATGAGCACACGATGATCCAGGAGGCTCTACAGCGCTCCCTCTTGGACAACTAG